The candidate division KSB1 bacterium DNA window AATCACAAAATTCGGATTGATGCGATAGAAGGGGGGCGGAGCAGGAGGGAGCGTCGAATCCGATGAAGCCAGCACCGGAATCATCTTCTTCCATTCTTTTTCGAATTTGGCAAAATCTTGCACCTGCGCGCTGAGCGCGATCAATTCTTCACGCCGCGCGATCTTGCTTTCTTCTTTTTTAACCTTCGCTTCGGCTTGCGCAATTTCCGATTCCGCCTCTCGAATCGACGCCAGCAGGCTGTCGATCTGCTCGCGGTCGAATTTCTTGCCCTCGGCCTCGGCGTTCAAAATGGCCACCGCCACGTCTTTGAAGTGCCTGTCGCTGATCTTGCCCTCGCGGGCTTGCTGATGAAATTGCTCAAATTCTTTTTCCACACGCGATTTTTGTTCTTGCGGCGCCATCGCCAAAAGTTTGGCGCCCAAAAACTCCATCGCGTGGTTCAACACCTCGTCGTCTATTTTGTCCTCCGGCGACAAGGCGAAAAAAATTGCCGTTGTCACCGCCAAAGCGCCGAAGAATTTGAGCAAATTGGGAAGGGCTTCCTTCATATCTATGTTCCTTTTAGCCGTACTCTTTTATAGACGAAAGAAATCGCCAAAAAGTTGGCGCACATTTTTCATGCGGCCGTTTTAAATTAGTCAAATTTGTGAAGAAATCAAATGTTTTTTGTGTCGCATGAGCTCGGCATTTGCCGATAATATGTTGAGTTGAGATTGAAAGCCTTCAAGCGATTTTCAAAAAAAATGTCGCACACATGAAACAACTCGGCGCCGGTTGCGCGAAAGCCGCCGGCGTCCCAAGGCGGAAATTACCTGCGTTTAATTTCACAAAACCAATGGATAAAACTTGCCTGAAGACATGAAAAATTTTTCGCCATGTTTATGGCATCTGATTTGTAGAATAAATCAAGTACAAAACGGAACAGCTAGAGCAACATTAGTTTCACAATTTTGCGGAGGTCACGAACCAGTTTGATGACGAGTGTGTGTGGCTGGAAGAGAAGCGACACGCAAAGAGGCGGACGCTTCGCGAGGAATGGAGTCAACTTAACTCAAAGGATTGGGCCATGGAAAAATCAAGGGTTGGTTTGCATCTGGCCCCGCCGTTCCTGACGAGAGATCGGCAAGGAAATGCGGGACCGGGCCCGACGTTCGAAACGGAATTTGGCGGGCCGCCGGTTTCGAAATTCACCGTTTCGAGGCGTCTGGTGCAACTTGTTGGATGGATGCTGTTCGGTGTGATCATTGCCGGACCGGACTTATCTCCTCTGCACTCTCAAGATTCGCGTCGCGTGCAAGCTGATAACGCCAAGGCTAAGGAATCGGTTGCGAAGCGCGCGACAACAACTGCCAACGAATCGTCGTTGTCATCACCTTCCTCCAAAGCCGTTCAACCCGAAATCATTTTGCCGGATATTTACATTGGTGTGCCGGCGAGGGCTGCAAAGTCTTCCGAAGCTTCTGATTCGGCTTCCGCAATCGCCGCACCGCGCGATACAACCGCGCTCAAGCAAAAACTGCAAAAAGCCGAAAGCGAGCTTCGATTTTTGCGGAACGAGCACAGCCGCCTGATGAAGGACATGGAACAGTTCAAAACTCACCCGGTCAAAGGCGCTCGTCGTCCCGTGGGGCAGCAAAGGCAACTTTTGGAACGCCCGAGCGTTTAGTAAGAGCGTGATGATTCGAGTTGAATGACTTTTGTCGATGCCGTGACCGTTGCCGTGCATAAACCATGAAGGCGCACCGCCGCCAGAAAAGACACGCAGGGAAGCGTGTTGCTGGCAGCCGGCAAGCCGTCTCGTCAAGGCAGCCACTACGTAAACGGTTGGCCCGGCGAGAGAAAGCACCACAGTTGCAGGGCTTTACTCCAAGAAAAGCTTGTGCGACCGGTGCATTCACCGAAGCTCGTTCTCAGCAGGGAAGGGTGAACGAGTTCGGTTTTTTAGGCCACTTCTTTCTTGCCTCTTTATTATTTATTATCTTTCCATATTCATTCCCGCCAAAATTAATTTTTGCTTTGTTCTTCGGCAAAAAGTAATTAGATTGAACAACGGATTACACGAATTGAAATAATCGGTGTAATCCGTGAAAGCCGTTGTTTCTTTTCCACGAACCGGAGAGCAGCCGTGCGCTACCAAAACGAATTCAAACGCATGGACATCTTTCGCTGTCGCCATCAAAGCCACGAGCATTTTGAATACAAAGTTTCGGCGTTTCACATTCTCGACCGCAAAGAATGTTTTCCGGGCGGCTGCGTGTATCATCGCTGGCGCTGCAAGCTGTTTGAGAAGGGCAAGCCGTGCATCCGCGGCTATAAGCACGTGGGCCGGCTTTGCCCGGGTTGTCCGCATTTTCTGGAGGAGAAGGTGAGTAACGCGCCGGAGCTGCGGATCATGGCGGAAGAATATGAGAAGTGGATCGAGCGCTATCGCGATTTTGCGGCGTGGGTGGAAAAAATGAAAAATCGCGAGGCGCAAATTCTCGGCGTGATTTCCGGCGTCAAGCCCCGTTTTCAACGCGTTATTTATCCCAATCAGAATACGCTGCGCCTGCGCGGCTTTCAGATTTCTTTTTCCGAGGCATTCGTTGACATGGATCATCTCGACGACGATTGCTACGCCGTGGTGAGCGGGGAATTTCAGGATCGTTGGCAGCTCGCGCCCGGCGCGCGAATGGAATTTCGCGGCACGTTGCAGTTGAATCGCGGCCGCGTTATTTTTCAGAAACTGCATCACGTCGAGATGGCCGGACGCTCCGATCAGCCGGCGGAATGGAGCGCCAGCAAGGCGCTGGTGGCGCGCGCGGTTGCAACCGGTTTCGATTGGCAGCCGGCGAAATGCCTGAAATGCCAATACGGCGTTCTCGCCGATGTCGAAGATCGCCGCCAGCCGCGCGTGATCGAACGCCGACAACTGTATTGCTTGCAAGGCGTGCCGCATCCGGATGTGTGCCCGCTTTTTCCCGGCAAGTCCATTGGGGAAGACGAGTGTCAAAAATAATGAGAAGACATGGTCTCAGTAAATGGGATTTTAAAGAATGATGACAACACCTGAATCACCTCACCAAAATCAAAACAACGAGAAGCCGCGTGAAAATCACCAGCCGGTGTGGACGTTCCGCGGCTACGAAATGCGGCCGTCCGAGTTCAACACCGCGATGGTACACTACTATCGCGCCGAGATTCAACGCTCGAACGTTTGGCGGCAACGCCTCGATACCACCACGAACTGGGCCGTGATCGCCTCCAGCGCCGCGATCTCGTTTGCGCTTTCGGCTCCGGGCCACCACTATGGCGTGCTGATTCTCAATACGCTGCTGGTCACGCTTTTTCTTTGGATGGAAGCCCGGCGCTATCGCTACTATGAACTGTGGGCGTATCGCACGCGCTTGATGGAAACCGATTTTTTCGCCGCCATGCTCGCCCCGCCTTTTGCGCCGCGGCCGGAATGGGCGGAGAGCATGGTTGAAACGTTGCACACCCCGGTGTTTCCCATCAGCATGTGGGAAGCGTTTGGCCGCCGCTTTCGCCGCAACTTCGTGTGGATTTTTCTCGTGCTCGGCCTGTCCTTGCTGCTCAAAGTTTTCATGCACCCGACGATGACCACTTCCTGGGAGAATGCCATCGAGCGTTTGCAGCTCGGTCCAATTGACGGTTGGACGATTTTGATGGCCGGGCTTGTTTACAACGGGTTGCTCTTTCTGATTGGTTTCGCCACTGCCGGTTTGCGGCAAGCCACCGGCGAAGTCCTGCCGAAATCCAGCAACGTGCCGGTGTTGGAAAAGCTGTGGCACGCCATGGAAGTTAAAGACGCTTCGACCGGCGGAAGCAACGGCAAAGGCGCACGCAAGCCGCGCGGCCGCAAGCGCCAGCAGCTTCTCTGCATGATCATCTCGGCCAGGCCGAAAAACATCGCCGAGCGCATCATGCGCGATTTGAGGCGTGGCGTTACCGGCTTGCACGGCGCCGGCATGCACTCACAACAGGAGCGCGACGTGCTCATCGTGGCGGCCACCGTCAGCGAAATCGCCGGGATCAAAACC harbors:
- a CDS encoding DUF2270 domain-containing protein, with amino-acid sequence MMTTPESPHQNQNNEKPRENHQPVWTFRGYEMRPSEFNTAMVHYYRAEIQRSNVWRQRLDTTTNWAVIASSAAISFALSAPGHHYGVLILNTLLVTLFLWMEARRYRYYELWAYRTRLMETDFFAAMLAPPFAPRPEWAESMVETLHTPVFPISMWEAFGRRFRRNFVWIFLVLGLSLLLKVFMHPTMTTSWENAIERLQLGPIDGWTILMAGLVYNGLLFLIGFATAGLRQATGEVLPKSSNVPVLEKLWHAMEVKDASTGGSNGKGARKPRGRKRQQLLCMIISARPKNIAERIMRDLRRGVTGLHGAGMHSQQERDVLIVAATVSEIAGIKTAVKAEDPNAFVIVMPAQEVMGRGFQALEI